From Lepus europaeus isolate LE1 chromosome 3, mLepTim1.pri, whole genome shotgun sequence, a single genomic window includes:
- the LOC133756920 gene encoding translation machinery-associated protein 7-like: MTRWQGGKKKPLTQPKKLAKEMDEAFKQKQKGKRNSKELNAMVTGKGSLATGGIKKSGKK, from the coding sequence ATGACCAGATGGCAAGGTGGCAAGAAGAAGCCCCTGACACAACCCAAGAAGCTAGCCAAGGAGATGGATGAGGCTttcaagcaaaaacaaaaaggaaaaagaaactcaaaagagCTAAATGCAATGGTCACGGGGAAGGGCTCCTTGGCCACAGGTGGAATTAAGAAATCTGGCAAAAAGTGA